One Pseudobutyrivibrio xylanivorans genomic window, TTTAATTCCTCAAGCATGTGGTCTGCAGCTGCATATGCATTCCTATTTCCCAGTCCTGTCAACTCATCATGGGCACTAATGTGCGCCATTTCCTGAGCCAGTCTATAGTTTTTCACTTCCTCAGACAGGAAAATGCTAATTGATTCTACCACCTCTTTGACATTGACATCTAAATCAAGAGAATAATTGTCCACCACAAGATACCCAATTATATGGCTCTTATCCCTAAGTGCAGAAACAATATATCGTGAAATTGAACCTTCCAGAATTGAGCGATAGGCCGCAACATCCTCACCACTTATCTCCGTTATATCCTCAGCAAAATAAACATCCTTATCTTTCAATTGATGATTCCAGAGTGTAAAGAAATCACACTCCTCAAAAACCTTTTTTGTTGGCAGTCCTATTCCACTTACCCTGTCTGACCAGAAATGTATTTCTCCCAGCTTACCATGCTTGCTTTCAATGATTCCAACTCTATCAGCATGTAAAACCTTGCCAAGTTCATTTAACGCATGCTTCACACCTTTTTTGAATTCATTTCTTGAAAGCTCTTTTGCGCAATCTAAAATAACGTTAGTAGAATTCGTTGTAATTACACGCTTTTCTTCCTTACGTTTTTCTGCGGTTACATCATGAATAATAAAGGCACAAAATCCCTTTTGATAAACTGGGACTGCCCAAAATTCAAACCATCTGTTAAATTGTGTGTTGTAGGTGCTGTTAATTACCGATTGGCGCATGATAGCTGCCTGATAGCTGAGTTTAATCCAATCCTCATCGCGATTGCTTACGGTTGTATAATAAGTTGAACCAATAAGCTCGCTTGTCGGTTTTCCAACAAGCGAGGCATATTTCTCGTTAACAAACAGGAACAACATATCCTTAACCGTTCCAAAAGGATCAGTCACCACTTTAAAAACACAGCATGCATCAGGCAAATCTCTGAGCATATATAGAATATCCTGAGCTGAAAATTCAGCATTACCCATCAAATCTTTTCCACTATTATCCATCTTGTCCCTCTAGCGGAAGAATGACATCTCCTCATCCAATACTTTAGCAATCTCATTCAAGCCATTAGCTTTGCTTGAAAGAACCTCCATTGTGTCTGAAAGATCCTGCATTGAAGCCCTTGTTTCCTCAGAGCTTGCTGCATTCTCCTGTGAAATAGATGACAGGTTTGTAATTGTATCTGAGATAGAATTACTTGCTGCTTCTGTCTTGTCTACATTTTCAACAATTTCTTTTGTCAGAGCAACTGACTTATTAATATCGTCAATCAATAAGTCAACCTGCTCGATTGTTCTGTGAATTGTGCTTCGCTGCTTGCTGATAGCTTCCTGTACACTACCGGCCTCAGCCATGGTCTTGTTAGAATCTGATGCAAGACCCTTCATAGCCTCCTGAATATTCTGAGCCGCTGCTGCAGACTGATCTGCCAGCTGACGAATTTCATCTGCTACTACTGCGAAGCCCTTACCAGCTTCACCAGCTCTTGCTGCCTCAATACTTGCATTTAACGAAAGAAGATTTGTCTGGGCTGCAATTGCATCAATAATCTGAACTGCTTCACTAATAGTTGTAACAGCAGTATTTGTATTTCCAATCAAATCAACAATACCATCAATTGCTGCAATACTTTCTCGTGTTGACATTCTAAGCTCAGTAAGCTTATCCTGACTGGCCTTTGAGTTCTCCTGCATAGAATCTGCAAGGCCCTGCATCTCCTCAGTATTAGCTGTAATCAATTGAACTGCGTCATTGATATCATTGACATTCTCAACTGCTTCCTGAAGGGCATCTGCCTGACTTGAAGCACCAGTTGCAACCTGAGTTACTGCTATTGTTACATTATCTGCTGTTTCGGCGAT contains:
- a CDS encoding methyl-accepting chemotaxis protein; amino-acid sequence: MESKENVRTMDKLAKMVKLSSLRTAILGLLIASLVCVGVAATIVGTTNMRRGMEYEVETGVMATCASYAQVLGYMAETVTAEDAVSITLEQEMHEETGYDYTFFRGDTRERSSIEGAVGTKAGDAIIEEVLNKGNRYSAENVMINEQPYYVAYIPLKDNDGAIYGMAFVGLRKIEVTEYISKKVAWTVTISFGIIIVFAIIAVLYIIQIIKAIDENVRAVRQMSTGDLEIRLSDKVKDRKDELGEMSNALFDMAAKIREVIGNARVSSNEVDDSAGYLNETVQTIAETADNVTIAVTQVATGASSQADALQEAVENVNDINDAVQLITANTEEMQGLADSMQENSKASQDKLTELRMSTRESIAAIDGIVDLIGNTNTAVTTISEAVQIIDAIAAQTNLLSLNASIEAARAGEAGKGFAVVADEIRQLADQSAAAAQNIQEAMKGLASDSNKTMAEAGSVQEAISKQRSTIHRTIEQVDLLIDDINKSVALTKEIVENVDKTEAASNSISDTITNLSSISQENAASSEETRASMQDLSDTMEVLSSKANGLNEIAKVLDEEMSFFR
- a CDS encoding sensor domain-containing diguanylate cyclase yields the protein MDNSGKDLMGNAEFSAQDILYMLRDLPDACCVFKVVTDPFGTVKDMLFLFVNEKYASLVGKPTSELIGSTYYTTVSNRDEDWIKLSYQAAIMRQSVINSTYNTQFNRWFEFWAVPVYQKGFCAFIIHDVTAEKRKEEKRVITTNSTNVILDCAKELSRNEFKKGVKHALNELGKVLHADRVGIIESKHGKLGEIHFWSDRVSGIGLPTKKVFEECDFFTLWNHQLKDKDVYFAEDITEISGEDVAAYRSILEGSISRYIVSALRDKSHIIGYLVVDNYSLDLDVNVKEVVESISIFLSEEVKNYRLAQEMAHISAHDELTGLGNRNAYAAADHMLEELNVSIGVCFIDINGLKMYNEEHGHDGGDNVIKEVATIMGSAFKKKYCYRIGGDEFVALIPQISEEHFYEQVDKLKKKAKNVSIAVGAVWADTAEDVKGLVNQADRLMHVDKTDYFKEHDRRHK